From the Bacteroidota bacterium genome, the window AACAGGGGCTACTACGAAGATTACAGCATTCAGTCAACCGATCTTGAGGCGGGTGTTCCCTATCCAATTTCGGTACAATCGGGTTATTCGGGTGTCAATGTTTCAGTATGGATTGATATGAATGATGATTATGTTTTTGACAGTACCGAAATTCTTATCCGTAATTTTGAATGCACTTTCGACAGCACATTATACACAAATACTATTATCGTTCCTGAAGGGACCAAAGAGGGTTATCACCGCCTACGTTTCAGAACCAGTTGGATGACCCATGTGCCTGAGCCATGTGATACGCTCACGTATGGTAATGCTGCAGATTTTTCTGTATTTATATTACCATCTTCTGCAGGACTTTCGGGTAATAGCGCTTCCGATTTTAATGTGTATCCGAACCCGGCAGCTGATGCTGCAGTCATAGAACAAAAAGAAGAAGGCATGGCTGAAATTGAATTAATAGATTTATCAGGAAAAGTAGTTCAGGCAATAACGAGCGAAAGGGAAAATATAACTATTGACGTCACCACAGTTTCGCCGGGCATGTATTTTCTCAAATATCAGAAAGGAACCAAAACCTCGTTTACAAGATTCTCGGTTGCCAGATAGTGAAGAGCCTTTGAGTAATAATTACTTTAAAAGGTAATGACTTACTTACCACGAAATTATTAGCTGACCATTGCCCGACTGAACACCCTCGGTGTTGGTTTGATTGGTTCCGTTATTTATAGAGCCACCGCCACCAGCTCCACCATCCCATCCGGCACCGCCGCCGCTGTAGCCACCGCCACCGCCGCCGCCATGATCCTGAGTTGATGATGCACCACCGCCGCCACCCAATCCGTATCCACCACACTGGGTCCTGCAAAGTCCGTTTGATGGAACACCGTTATTCCATCCCTGACCGCCATCGGCACAGTTAGAATTTGTTCCGTTCGCGCCGCCGCTGCCGCCCGTGAAACAAGGATTTCCCTGATTAAAACCGCAGCCGCCGCTTGTTCCGGTCAATCCGGGCAAACCATTATTTTGATGACCGGCGGCACCGCCACCTCCGGCAATAACAAGAGCCGTTGAACCAATTACGGCGCCTGTTCCGCCACCTCCGCCGCCACCGGTATATCCGCTGTAAGCAATACCCGACTGACCTTTGGCTCCAACGATTACAGTTATCACCTGACCTGACGAAACGCTGAAATCGCCTTTAATCTGCGCACCCAATCCGCCTGTACGTGCAGGGTTATCGCCGCCCTGAGCACCATAAGCATCAATGGTAACATTACAAACACCTGACGGAACCGTCCATGATTGTGAACTACCGGTATAATTAAACGTCAATGACTGACTGTGATTATAACAATTGGTTACACTTACCTGTTGTGCTGAAGATGCCGTACAACTATTGCGCGTTATGGTAAGTCCAACAGTATAGCTTCCTGTAGCTGTCCATTGCACAGAAGGGTTCTGGGCAGTACTTGTTGCCGGGTTTCCATTTTGAAACGTCCATGAATAGGTTGCTCCGCCCACAGCAGGAGTAAAGACAGTAGCAATATTCACAACGGCAGGCGAAGGGCTGAAGGTAAAAGCAGATGACGGTATGGTGCTGACATTTGCAAGTGTTGTTGCCACTGTGCTTGTACACCCCTGTACACTGGCGGTCACGGAATAAGTGCCACTCTTGGTACTGTCGGCAAAGAGTATCACCGGATTTTGAAGCGAGGAAGTGAAGCCGTTCGGCCCGGTCCAGCTATAAGTTGCGTTCGGAATCGTCGTAGCAAAAAGTTTCAGTGTATCTACACTGCATATGGGTCCGTTATTTGATGCAACAGGTGCAGGAGGAGGAACACAATTTCCACACAATTCAAACCATATACCGTTCTTGAAAAAGTTGAAACATTTGGTGGTTGTATTGAAAATGATAAGTCCTTCAACCGGATTTGTTATTGCATTACGCTCGGTGGTGGTCATGCGTGGCATGAGCATGCCTTTACTGTTACTGCTCACATCGAAGATTGCTGAAGGGTCAGCAGCGTTTCCAGATGTATTAACCGCAGCACCCTGCGCGGAAACCCTGTATTGTGAAAAGATTATTGAAATAATCAGTGCAAACGCGTAAAATATCTTTTTCATTAATTTAAAATTATTAGCAGGCATAATATTTTCAAAGCAACTGGTAATTGTTTATAACAAAATGCAACCGTCATCTTACACAACGTGTCCGTCCGTTCGACGTTGCATACATACGGATAATATCACCGTCGGAAAATCGCATCTGATAAATATACGTTCCATACTGTGTATCATAATCACCAATCCAAATATAGTTTGGTGAGACATCATTTGCAATCGTTGCCGACGAAGAAGAAAGCACATACATCAGTTCATGAAAAGTCGGCAGGTGCCAGTCGGTAAAACCGCCTTCAGTTAGTGTACGGCAATACTCACATGCCATTCGCAGGTTCATCGTTGATGATGATTCATCACTTATCATGCTAGGCATGCAACAGGATGGTGAACTACCTCCAACCAGTGCAATTTGTGCATCAACATAAGCCTTGTTTGCTGCATCGGGATTATTCGTGCAGGTTGCTACATTGACCACTTTATGTCCGTTCATATTCAAATCAACGCTTGCCGGGTTGGGAAGTAACTGCGTCCACTTGGGTGATGTTGTAGTTCCACGGTTATAGTAATAGCCCGGAACCAATCCATTCACCGTATTGGTATTATAAACAAGCAAACTCTGTGCAGGCAAAGGGATTGTTGTTGCATCCAACGAATCTGCCAGGGCGACACGGGGAATCAGAACGCCCTTGTTTGAGCCGGTTACATCGAGCATTGATGAAGGATCAGCAGGAGCGCCGGTATTGTTAAAGGCTGCGCCCTGAGCAAATAAACGTGAAGTTCCGCTTGCTATTATAAAAGCACTGATCAGAAAGATGAATTTAATTTTCATTCCCATTTTTTAATTTCGATAAATTATTCTAGTAGCTTATTTTCACTGAACCGTCGCCTGATTGAGAACCTGACGTAGTAGAGCCGCCGGTTACGCCACCAATGTATGACGAGCCACCGCCGCCACCGCCGCCGCCGCAGTTGCCAAATCCGCCACCACCGCCACCATACCATCCGCCACCGCCCGAGCCGCCGCTGCCACAGTCGTTGGTATTACCTCCGGCACGACCGCCAAGCCCGAACGAGCTGGCTGTTCCCGTGATGCATCCGCCTGAATTTCCACCATCAGTTCCATACACGCCGCCGGCAGTTTGTGTACCTCCGCCACCCGGACTTCCGCCACTTCCGTAGGGTGTATTTGTAATGCCCGGATCTCCATTCGAGCCACCCCCATTACCACCCTGACCGCCTTGCCATCCGCCATAACCGCCACTATAGCCGGCAGCACCGCCACCGCCACCCGCAACAATAATGCGGTCATTCAGTGTTTTTCCGCCAATTCGCACATCAGAAGCTCCGCCTCCTTTACCTCCGGCATAGGTTCCGATACAACTTCCGCCACCATTGAAACCGCCATTGTCGCCACTCTGCCCTACAAAAATGAACAGGCTGTCGCCGGGATTCACAACGTGTGAACCAGTAGCATAACCACCCAGACCTCCAAATTGTTGGTTGTTTCCATTCTT encodes:
- a CDS encoding T9SS type A sorting domain-containing protein → MKKLFLIFPVMILIFGTGIVHAQYCQPVYSTGCGYGDGLISFRLNTIHQSLECSWNRGYYEDYSIQSTDLEAGVPYPISVQSGYSGVNVSVWIDMNDDYVFDSTEILIRNFECTFDSTLYTNTIIVPEGTKEGYHRLRFRTSWMTHVPEPCDTLTYGNAADFSVFILPSSAGLSGNSASDFNVYPNPAADAAVIEQKEEGMAEIELIDLSGKVVQAITSERENITIDVTTVSPGMYFLKYQKGTKTSFTRFSVAR
- a CDS encoding PKD domain-containing protein, with translation MKKIFYAFALIISIIFSQYRVSAQGAAVNTSGNAADPSAIFDVSSNSKGMLMPRMTTTERNAITNPVEGLIIFNTTTKCFNFFKNGIWFELCGNCVPPPAPVASNNGPICSVDTLKLFATTIPNATYSWTGPNGFTSSLQNPVILFADSTKSGTYSVTASVQGCTSTVATTLANVSTIPSSAFTFSPSPAVVNIATVFTPAVGGATYSWTFQNGNPATSTAQNPSVQWTATGSYTVGLTITRNSCTASSAQQVSVTNCYNHSQSLTFNYTGSSQSWTVPSGVCNVTIDAYGAQGGDNPARTGGLGAQIKGDFSVSSGQVITVIVGAKGQSGIAYSGYTGGGGGGGTGAVIGSTALVIAGGGGAAGHQNNGLPGLTGTSGGCGFNQGNPCFTGGSGGANGTNSNCADGGQGWNNGVPSNGLCRTQCGGYGLGGGGGASSTQDHGGGGGGGYSGGGAGWDGGAGGGGSINNGTNQTNTEGVQSGNGQLIISW
- a CDS encoding DUF1566 domain-containing protein, encoding MKIKFIFLISAFIIASGTSRLFAQGAAFNNTGAPADPSSMLDVTGSNKGVLIPRVALADSLDATTIPLPAQSLLVYNTNTVNGLVPGYYYNRGTTTSPKWTQLLPNPASVDLNMNGHKVVNVATCTNNPDAANKAYVDAQIALVGGSSPSCCMPSMISDESSSTMNLRMACEYCRTLTEGGFTDWHLPTFHELMYVLSSSSATIANDVSPNYIWIGDYDTQYGTYIYQMRFSDGDIIRMYATSNGRTRCVR